The following proteins are encoded in a genomic region of Pseudodesulfovibrio mercurii:
- a CDS encoding type II and III secretion system protein family protein, producing MKNARTIQYTLVVLLACLVVLTATVAWARVVKSDKPDMISMIIGESTVITTDQNVSRITLGSDTVCSIVVISPTQIYLTANEIGSTTLTLWTGDRVSEIYDIAVDPDTTRLKRMIYELLPQENNVRVLTSGNSITLSGQVSNATSLSSVLSLAEAAAPGRVVNLLSVDGIQQVMLEVRVAEMSRSVTKRLGLNFAAIGSNFSIYSIINNLTSYNNEDNVFELTDNINLAGSYVSGNTTIHGMVDALKSNGLVRMLAEPNLTCVSGEAAEFLVGGEVPIPMPSALGTVGIDYKPFGIALKFTATVMSSGRINLQVNPEVSELDYSKALSVSGYEIPTISTRRANTVVELGDGQSFVIAGLISDSLKENAHKFPGLGEVPVLGSLFSSKDFNSNKTELVVLVTAHLAKPVDMATQTLPTDGFREPDDREFYLFGLLEGQGGSSGSGTPKTVAKGAADPGTVIRPESGFDGEFGHSWPN from the coding sequence ATGAAGAACGCAAGAACCATACAGTATACCCTGGTCGTCCTGCTTGCCTGCCTGGTCGTGCTGACCGCCACCGTGGCCTGGGCCCGCGTGGTCAAGTCCGACAAGCCGGACATGATCTCCATGATCATCGGCGAGTCCACGGTCATCACCACGGACCAGAACGTCAGCCGCATCACGCTGGGCTCGGACACGGTCTGCTCCATCGTGGTCATCTCCCCGACGCAGATCTACCTGACCGCCAACGAGATCGGCTCCACCACCCTGACCCTGTGGACCGGAGACCGTGTCTCCGAGATCTACGACATCGCCGTGGACCCGGACACCACCCGGCTGAAGCGGATGATCTACGAGCTGCTGCCCCAGGAGAACAACGTCCGCGTGCTGACCAGCGGCAACTCCATCACCCTGTCCGGGCAGGTGTCCAACGCCACCAGCCTGTCCTCGGTGCTCTCCCTGGCCGAGGCGGCCGCTCCGGGCCGCGTGGTCAACCTGCTCAGCGTGGACGGCATCCAGCAGGTCATGCTCGAGGTGCGCGTGGCCGAGATGTCCCGCTCCGTGACCAAGCGGCTGGGCCTCAACTTCGCGGCCATCGGCTCCAACTTTTCCATCTACTCGATCATCAACAACCTGACGAGCTACAACAACGAGGACAACGTCTTCGAGCTGACCGACAACATCAACCTGGCCGGCAGCTACGTCAGCGGCAACACCACCATCCACGGCATGGTCGATGCGCTCAAGTCCAACGGCCTGGTGCGCATGCTGGCCGAGCCGAACCTGACCTGCGTGTCCGGCGAGGCGGCCGAGTTCCTGGTGGGCGGCGAAGTGCCCATCCCCATGCCCAGCGCGCTGGGCACCGTGGGCATCGACTACAAGCCCTTCGGCATCGCGCTGAAGTTCACGGCCACGGTCATGTCGTCCGGCCGGATCAACCTCCAGGTCAACCCCGAGGTGTCCGAGCTCGACTACTCCAAGGCCCTGTCCGTGTCCGGCTACGAGATTCCGACCATCTCCACCCGCCGCGCCAACACCGTGGTGGAGCTGGGCGACGGCCAGTCCTTCGTCATCGCCGGTCTGATCAGCGACTCGCTCAAGGAAAACGCGCACAAGTTCCCGGGCCTGGGCGAAGTCCCCGTGCTCGGGTCCCTGTTCAGCTCCAAGGATTTCAACTCCAACAAGACCGAACTGGTGGTCCTGGTCACCGCCCACCTGGCCAAGCCCGTGGACATGGCCACCCAGACCCTGCCCACGGACGGGTTCCGTGAGCCGGACGACCGGGAATTCTACCTCTTCGGGCTGTTGGAGGGACAGGGAGGTTCCAGCGGGAGCGGAACCCCCAAGACCGTTGCCAAGGGCGCCGCCGATCCGGGTACCGTGATCCGTCCCGAATCCGGCTTCGACGGGGAATTCGGCCACTCCTGGCCCAACTAG
- a CDS encoding AAA family ATPase produces the protein MNNRVIPISLAVIDREQRDRLEKMIAANPMVRLVGDDAEEMGVLIYEPGDSVEEDMPHIIHALESGQAEDVYLAGDVADPEILIRAMRSGIREYLKFPVEENDLRAAVMRTAMRLSLTVDDTDKGRILTVLGCKSGVGTTTLAVNLACALNEREPGRTVLLDLHAPMGEIPYFLDLKYDYTWGDLVADISRLDATYLRSVIAEHESGLHVLPAPGAGERPDDHTLVLILEQLRQSYDFVVVDAATPDEDELPKEVELADSILMAMQLSLPCLARVTRLTESLAGQDPDADRRLRLVANRVVRNGSIGVPEAAEVLGREIAWTLPEDGETVLSALNQGTPVVQAFPKSAAAKGVQALLKGLAPREKKAHKKLSLPFSSFFRKKGKNSDTNDNLAGAAL, from the coding sequence ATGAACAACAGAGTGATACCCATATCGCTGGCCGTCATAGACCGGGAGCAGCGGGATCGTCTGGAAAAGATGATCGCGGCCAACCCCATGGTCCGTCTGGTCGGCGACGACGCCGAAGAGATGGGCGTGCTCATCTACGAGCCCGGCGACTCCGTCGAGGAGGACATGCCGCACATCATCCACGCCCTGGAATCGGGACAGGCCGAGGACGTCTACCTGGCCGGCGACGTGGCCGACCCCGAGATCCTCATCCGGGCCATGCGCAGCGGCATCCGCGAATATCTCAAGTTCCCCGTGGAGGAGAACGACCTGCGCGCCGCGGTCATGCGCACGGCCATGCGCCTGAGCCTGACCGTGGACGACACGGACAAGGGCCGCATCCTCACGGTCCTGGGCTGCAAGTCCGGCGTGGGCACCACCACCCTGGCCGTGAACCTGGCCTGCGCCCTGAACGAGCGCGAGCCCGGCCGCACCGTGCTCCTGGACCTGCACGCGCCCATGGGCGAGATTCCCTATTTCCTGGACCTCAAGTACGACTACACCTGGGGCGACCTGGTGGCCGACATCTCCCGGCTGGACGCCACCTACCTGCGCAGCGTCATCGCCGAGCACGAGTCCGGCCTGCACGTCCTGCCCGCTCCGGGCGCGGGCGAGCGCCCCGACGACCACACCCTGGTCCTGATCCTTGAACAGCTCCGCCAGAGCTACGACTTCGTGGTCGTGGACGCGGCCACCCCGGACGAGGACGAGCTGCCCAAGGAAGTGGAGCTGGCCGATTCCATCCTCATGGCCATGCAGCTCTCCCTGCCGTGCCTGGCCCGCGTCACCCGGCTGACCGAGTCCCTCGCGGGGCAGGACCCGGACGCGGACCGGCGCCTGCGCCTGGTCGCCAACCGCGTGGTCCGCAACGGCTCCATCGGCGTGCCCGAGGCCGCCGAGGTCCTGGGCCGCGAGATCGCCTGGACCCTCCCCGAGGACGGGGAGACCGTGCTTTCCGCCCTGAACCAGGGCACCCCCGTGGTCCAGGCCTTTCCCAAGTCCGCCGCGGCCAAGGGGGTGCAGGCCCTGCTCAAGGGGCTGGCTCCCCGTGAGAAGAAGGCCCACAAGAAGCTCTCCCTGCCGTTCTCCTCGTTCTTCCGCAAGAAGGGCAAGAATTCGGACACCAACGACAACCTGGCAGGAGCGGCGTTATGA